One genomic region from Amaranthus tricolor cultivar Red isolate AtriRed21 chromosome 12, ASM2621246v1, whole genome shotgun sequence encodes:
- the LOC130828457 gene encoding PRA1 family protein E-like, with the protein NLPLKQQFNSNTLFSPKIKKNVFKSTPTIPNYGTIPTTTTAANSASSVDTFITRTTHQTRTLISHRRPWREFLSLSSLSLPTSYSESMARIRRNINYFRFNYSLIILTILFLSLLWHPISMIVFLAIFVLWIFLYLSRDDPVVVFGRSIDDRIVLLGLSIITILALVFTKVGLNVLISLIIGVVIVGLHAAFRSVDDLFLDEDDVVDGGLISVSEGQPLRPTYAIV; encoded by the coding sequence AATCTTcctttaaaacaacaattcaacTCCAATACCTTATTCTCTcctaaaatcaagaaaaatgtCTTCAAAAGCACCCCCACAATTCCAAACTACGGCACAATTCCCACCACCACCACCGCTGCCAACTCCGCCTCATCCGTCGATACTTTCATCACACGCACCACCCACCAAACTCGAACCCTAATATCCCACCGCCGGCCATGGCGAGAATTCCTCTCTCTCTCCTCACTTTCTCTTCCCACCTCCTACTCCGAATCCATGGCTCGTATTCGTCGTAACATCAACTACTTCCGCTTCAATTACTCCCTCATCATCCTCACCATCCTTTTTCTCAGCCTTTTATGGCACCCTATTTCTATGATTGTTTTCTTAGCTATATTTGTCCTTTGGATTTTCCTATATCTTTCACGGGATGACCCAGTTGTTGTTTTCGGCCGTTCAATTGATGATCGAATAGTTCTTCTTGGGCTTTCTATAATCACCATTTTAGCCTTGGTTTTCACCAAAGTTGGGTTGAATGTATTGATTTCGCTTATAATTGGTGTTGTGATTGTGGGTTTACATGCTGCTTTTAGAAGTGTTGATGATTTGTTCttggatgaagatgatgtagTTGATGGTGGGTTAATCTCGGTTTCTGAAGGTCAACCTTTGAGACCTACCTATGCCATAGTTTGA
- the LOC130797275 gene encoding prefoldin subunit 4 gives MQQGSGSETQVTWEDQQNINKFSKLNNRFHELEDEIKFTKEKCDNLEDASNELILTDEEIVRFQIGEVFAHVPKDEVETRLEEMKEATVKNLEKLEDEKKSIVSQMAELKKILYGKFGDSINLEED, from the exons ATGCAACAG GGTTCAGGATCAGAGACTCAAGTCACTTGGGAAGATCAGCAAAACATCAACAAGTTTAGTAAACTCAATAATCGATTTCACGAGCTTGAAGATGAGATTAAATTCACTAAA gAAAAGTGTGATAATTTAGAGGATGCAAGTAACGAGCTGATCTTGACTGACGAGGAGATAGTGCGGTTTCAAATAGGTGAGGTATTTGCTCATGTGCCAAAGGATGAAGTAGAAACTCGTCTAGAGGAGATGAAAGAAGCGACTGTCAAAAATTTGGAGAAACTGGAAGATGAAAAGAAGTCCATAGTTTCACAAATGGCTGAATTGAAGAAAATCTTGTATGGCAAGTTTGGGGACTCCATCAATCTAGAAGAAGATTGA
- the LOC130797276 gene encoding cellulose synthase-like protein E6 isoform X1, which yields MENDEEYQSLFETKKAKGRLINKLFAGSILISIIVVWVYRITHIRSKDDEGRWVWVGLFVAEIWFTFYWILTQVLRWNLVFRTTFKDRLSLRYENELPKVDIFVCTADPVREPPIMVINTVLSVMAYNYPPNKLTIYLSDDACSILTFYSLFEASKFSKYWLPYCRKFNVEPRSPLVYFASMDTNHSTNFVQIKKIYEEMQKRIEESIKIGRIPEVYDQHKGFLQWKSSFSSKIDHDTILQILIDNRDSKAKDVEGCTLPTLVYLAREKRPQHFHNFKAGAMNALIRISSKISNAPIILNVDCDMYSNNSQSIRDALCFFMDEKKSQGIAFVQFPQVFENITKNNIYGASIRVIQQVELPGMDALGGAFYIGTGCFHQREILYGRKYSKDYKFEWNMQNGIYVEGKVDELEDKAKGLASCTYEMNTQWGKEMGLKYGCAIEDILTGLGIHCRGWKSVMMNPERRAFLGVAPITLIDSLIQHNRWTAGWVEIMLYHSSLLFQLARLRFGLFLGYLHYNFWAFNCFATFYYCIIPSLYMLKGTSLFPEISSTWFLPFGYIIIAKNSYSLGEYLHCGSTLLGWWNEQRMWLYKRTTSYLLAIIDTILKLLGFSSMKFVITSKITDKNVSKRYENDIMEFGVDSSMFVILESIALLNLFTFLAMVKKVMMGMKNEREMLIDKLALQIVLCGVLVLINLPLYGSVLRNDKGKMPIFVTIKAIFIALFICILFLMF from the exons ATggaaaacgatgaagaatatcaATCATTATTTGAAACAAAGAAAGCTAAAGGAAGGTTGATTAACAAATTATTTGCAGGGTcaattttaatatcaataattgtTGTATGGGTTTATAGAATCACTCATATTCGCTCCAAGGATGATGAAGGAAGATGGGTTTGGGTcggattatttgtggctgaaATTTGGTTCACTTTCTATTGGATACTTACTCAAGTTCTTCGTTGGAATCTTGTTTTTCGTACTACCTTTAAAGATCGACTTTCTCTTAG GTACGAGAATGAACTACCGAAGGTGGACATATTTGTATGTACTGCAGATCCAGTGAGAGAGCCACCAATAATGGTGATCAACACAGTATTATCAGTCATGGCTTACAATTACCCACCAAACAAGCTCACCATTTATTTATCTGATGATGCCTGCTCTATTTTAACcttttattctctctttgaggCTTCCAAATTCTCTAAATATTGGTTGCCTTATTGTAGAAAATTTAATGTTGAGCCAAGGTCTCCTCTTGTCTATTTTGCCTCTATGGATACCAACCATTCTACTAATTTTGTACAAATTAAG AAAATTTATGAAGAAATGCAAAAGCGAATCGAAGAATCAATAAAAATTGGTCGAATTCCAGAAGTGTATGATCAGCACAAAGGATTTTTGCAGTGGAAAAGCTCATTTTCTTCTAAAATTGACCATGACACTATCCTTCAG ATATTAATAGATAACAGAGATTCAAAGGCAAAAGATGTTGAGGGGTGCACTTTACCTACTCTTGTCTATTTAGCCCGAGAGAAGCGACCTCAGCACTTCCACAACTTTAAAGCTGGAGCTATGAATGCATTG ATTCGAATATCTTCAAAAATTAGCAATGCACCAATAATCCTGAATGTGGATTGTGATATGTACTCAAACAATTCACAATCTATTCGTGACGCACTTTGTTTCTTCATGGACGAGAAGAAGAGCCAAGGCATTGCATTTGTACAATTTCCCCAAGTATttgaaaatatcactaagaacAATATTTATGGTGCCTCAATCAGAGTCATCCAACAA GTGGAGTTGCCGGGTATGGATGCGTTAGGAGGTGCATTCTATATTGGAACGGGCTGTTTTCACCAAAGAGAGATTTTGTACGGAAGGAAGTATAGCAAAGACTATAAATTTGAGTGGAATATGCAAAATGGTATATATGTGGAAGGTAAAGTGGATGAATTGGAAGATAAAGCCAAGGGTCTTGCTAGTTGTACTTATGAGATGAACACTCAATGGGGAAAAGAG ATGGGTTTGAAATATGGATGCGCCATTGAAGATATACTAACAGGGTTGGGAATCCATTGTCGAGGATGGAAATCAGTGATGATGAATCCAGAAAGGCGTGCTTTCTTAGGGGTGGCTCCAATCACATTGATCGATAGCTTAATCCAACATAATAGATGGACTGCTGGTTGGGTTGAGATCATGTTATACCATTCTTCTTTATTGTTTCAACTTGCAAGACTACGCTTTGGTCTTTTTTTGGGTTACTTGCACTATAATTTTTGGGCATTCAATTGTTTTGCTACCTTTTATTATTGCATCATCCCATCACTTTATATGCTCAAAGGCACTTCCTTATTTCCTGAG ATATCAAGCACATGGTTTCTTCCTTTTGGTTATATCATCATAGCCAAGAACTCTTACAGTCTAGGAGAATATCTACACTGCGGCAGCACTCTTTTAGGCTGGTGGAATGAACAAAGAATGTGGTTGTACAAGAGAACAACCTCTTACCTCTTGGCAATCATTGATACAATTCTAAAACTCTTGGGATTCTCTAGCATGAAATTTGTGATAACATCCAAAATAACAGATAAAAATGTGTCGAAAAGATACGAAAACGATATCATGGAATTCGGGGTTGATTCATCCATGTTTGTCATCTTGGAATCCATAGCATTGTTGAATTTGTTTACCTTCTTGGCAATGGTTAAGAAGGTTATGATggggatgaagaatgaaagagagATGCTCATTGATAAATTGGCATTGCAAATTGTACTATGTGGAGTTTTGGTTCTAATCAATTTGCCTTTGTATGGGAGTGTTTTGAGGAATGATAAAGGCAAGATGCCCATCTTTGTAACCATTAAGGCAATCTTCATAGCTCTTTTTATTTGTATtctgtttttaatgttttaa
- the LOC130797276 gene encoding cellulose synthase-like protein E6 isoform X2, whose protein sequence is MVINTVLSVMAYNYPPNKLTIYLSDDACSILTFYSLFEASKFSKYWLPYCRKFNVEPRSPLVYFASMDTNHSTNFVQIKKIYEEMQKRIEESIKIGRIPEVYDQHKGFLQWKSSFSSKIDHDTILQILIDNRDSKAKDVEGCTLPTLVYLAREKRPQHFHNFKAGAMNALIRISSKISNAPIILNVDCDMYSNNSQSIRDALCFFMDEKKSQGIAFVQFPQVFENITKNNIYGASIRVIQQVELPGMDALGGAFYIGTGCFHQREILYGRKYSKDYKFEWNMQNGIYVEGKVDELEDKAKGLASCTYEMNTQWGKEMGLKYGCAIEDILTGLGIHCRGWKSVMMNPERRAFLGVAPITLIDSLIQHNRWTAGWVEIMLYHSSLLFQLARLRFGLFLGYLHYNFWAFNCFATFYYCIIPSLYMLKGTSLFPEISSTWFLPFGYIIIAKNSYSLGEYLHCGSTLLGWWNEQRMWLYKRTTSYLLAIIDTILKLLGFSSMKFVITSKITDKNVSKRYENDIMEFGVDSSMFVILESIALLNLFTFLAMVKKVMMGMKNEREMLIDKLALQIVLCGVLVLINLPLYGSVLRNDKGKMPIFVTIKAIFIALFICILFLMF, encoded by the exons ATGGTGATCAACACAGTATTATCAGTCATGGCTTACAATTACCCACCAAACAAGCTCACCATTTATTTATCTGATGATGCCTGCTCTATTTTAACcttttattctctctttgaggCTTCCAAATTCTCTAAATATTGGTTGCCTTATTGTAGAAAATTTAATGTTGAGCCAAGGTCTCCTCTTGTCTATTTTGCCTCTATGGATACCAACCATTCTACTAATTTTGTACAAATTAAG AAAATTTATGAAGAAATGCAAAAGCGAATCGAAGAATCAATAAAAATTGGTCGAATTCCAGAAGTGTATGATCAGCACAAAGGATTTTTGCAGTGGAAAAGCTCATTTTCTTCTAAAATTGACCATGACACTATCCTTCAG ATATTAATAGATAACAGAGATTCAAAGGCAAAAGATGTTGAGGGGTGCACTTTACCTACTCTTGTCTATTTAGCCCGAGAGAAGCGACCTCAGCACTTCCACAACTTTAAAGCTGGAGCTATGAATGCATTG ATTCGAATATCTTCAAAAATTAGCAATGCACCAATAATCCTGAATGTGGATTGTGATATGTACTCAAACAATTCACAATCTATTCGTGACGCACTTTGTTTCTTCATGGACGAGAAGAAGAGCCAAGGCATTGCATTTGTACAATTTCCCCAAGTATttgaaaatatcactaagaacAATATTTATGGTGCCTCAATCAGAGTCATCCAACAA GTGGAGTTGCCGGGTATGGATGCGTTAGGAGGTGCATTCTATATTGGAACGGGCTGTTTTCACCAAAGAGAGATTTTGTACGGAAGGAAGTATAGCAAAGACTATAAATTTGAGTGGAATATGCAAAATGGTATATATGTGGAAGGTAAAGTGGATGAATTGGAAGATAAAGCCAAGGGTCTTGCTAGTTGTACTTATGAGATGAACACTCAATGGGGAAAAGAG ATGGGTTTGAAATATGGATGCGCCATTGAAGATATACTAACAGGGTTGGGAATCCATTGTCGAGGATGGAAATCAGTGATGATGAATCCAGAAAGGCGTGCTTTCTTAGGGGTGGCTCCAATCACATTGATCGATAGCTTAATCCAACATAATAGATGGACTGCTGGTTGGGTTGAGATCATGTTATACCATTCTTCTTTATTGTTTCAACTTGCAAGACTACGCTTTGGTCTTTTTTTGGGTTACTTGCACTATAATTTTTGGGCATTCAATTGTTTTGCTACCTTTTATTATTGCATCATCCCATCACTTTATATGCTCAAAGGCACTTCCTTATTTCCTGAG ATATCAAGCACATGGTTTCTTCCTTTTGGTTATATCATCATAGCCAAGAACTCTTACAGTCTAGGAGAATATCTACACTGCGGCAGCACTCTTTTAGGCTGGTGGAATGAACAAAGAATGTGGTTGTACAAGAGAACAACCTCTTACCTCTTGGCAATCATTGATACAATTCTAAAACTCTTGGGATTCTCTAGCATGAAATTTGTGATAACATCCAAAATAACAGATAAAAATGTGTCGAAAAGATACGAAAACGATATCATGGAATTCGGGGTTGATTCATCCATGTTTGTCATCTTGGAATCCATAGCATTGTTGAATTTGTTTACCTTCTTGGCAATGGTTAAGAAGGTTATGATggggatgaagaatgaaagagagATGCTCATTGATAAATTGGCATTGCAAATTGTACTATGTGGAGTTTTGGTTCTAATCAATTTGCCTTTGTATGGGAGTGTTTTGAGGAATGATAAAGGCAAGATGCCCATCTTTGTAACCATTAAGGCAATCTTCATAGCTCTTTTTATTTGTATtctgtttttaatgttttaa
- the LOC130797278 gene encoding E3 ubiquitin protein ligase DRIP2-like, translating into MSNSRGQFVRVSRAVLAACMTCPICNKLVRQATTISLCLHTFCKQCIYDKLSDEDVDSCPVCDVNLGCIPEEKLRPDNNLADIRAKIFPPRRRQIAEPEVTPVNSPPAKRKERSLSSLVVNTPRVSIQAGVTGKRKRAGRKGSAPRVASPATEETPKKEESSVEDHLDGSSSPETLNKIMQNKKQSSSTKSSNDQIRGEHIKGKVDDWKPLNTLVEAANRSKFSKSNLQGPSHAKEEPSGEQDVKMNKRKIGENGQRTEVQDDKSGVSSVPGPVKRKRMRPSNRNRSSGTIEFSPQVMVNETCRNWKDGPVWFSLVAAKNQVGEEPLPQVTAAFLKVKDANMPVSTIQKYVAAKLDLASEAEVQILCQGQPVMPHLTLSSLLDTWLQNSSSQKVHTSVGNSAKEFVMVLSYARKVEPFTV; encoded by the exons TTTGCAAGCAATGTATTTACGATAAACTATCCGATGAGGATGTTGATAGCTGCCCAGTGTGTGATGTTAATCTTGGATGTATTCCAGAGGAAAAACTCAG GCCAGACAACAATCTGGCAGATATCAGGGCCAAGATTTTCCCTCCTAGAAGAAGACAAATTGCAGAACCTGAAGTTACCCCTGTGAATTCCCCTCCAGCTAAAAGAAAGGAGAGATCACTGTCATCGTTAGTGGTCAACACACCTAGAGTATCCATACAAGCTGGTGTCACTGGTAAAAGAAAAAGAGCTGGAAGAAAAGGTTCTGCACCAAGGGTTGCAAGTCCTGCCACTGAAGAAACTCCCAAGAAAGAGGAGTCTTCCGTGGAAGATCATCTTGATGGGTCAAGTTCACCTGAGACGTTAAATAAGATCATGCAAAATAAGAAGCAG AGTTCTTCAACCAAATCTTCCAATGATCAGATTCGTGGTGAGCACATCAAGGGAAAAGTTGATGACTGGAAACCATTAAATACTCTTGTTGAAGCTGCTAATAGAAGCAAGTTCTCTAAGTCTAATTTACAAGGGCCTTCTCATGCTAAAGAAGAGCCATCGGGAGAACAAGATGTAAAGATGAATAAGAGGAAAATTGGGGAGAATGGACAGAGAACCGAAGTCCAGGATGACAAAAGTGGTGTGTCATCAGTCCCGGGGCCAGTAAAACGTAAAAGGATGCGCCCATCTAACAGAAACCGATCATCTGGAACTATAGAATTCAGTCCGCAGGTCATGGTCAATGAGACTTGTCGGAATTGGAAAGATGGTCCAGTTTGGTTTTCACTGGTTGCTGCTAAGAATCA GGTTGGAGAGGAACCTCTTCCACAAGTAACAGCAGCTTTCTTGAAAGTAAA GGATGCAAACATGCCTGTCTCAACAATTCAAAAATACGTTGCAGCGAAACTTGATCTTGCAAGTGAGGCAGAG GTTCAAATTCTGTGCCAAGGACAACCTGTAATGCCTCACCTGACACTAAGCAGCCTACTGGATACATGGCTCCAAAATTCATCGTCCCAGAAGGTACATACATCGGTAGGCAACTCTGCTAAGGAGTTCGTGATGGTTCTCTCCTATGCACGCAAGGTTGAACCCTTCACTGTTTAA